A single Syntrophobacterales bacterium DNA region contains:
- a CDS encoding aspartate 1-decarboxylase, with amino-acid sequence MERRMMKSKIHRATVTESNLEYEGSITIDEDLLLKANILPYEQVDIYNVTNGERFTTYAIKGEKNSGVICINGAAAHKGKKGDIIIIVAYGNYNENELSSFEPKKIYVDKQNMVKPESIKLAI; translated from the coding sequence ATGGAGCGAAGGATGATGAAGTCCAAAATCCACAGAGCAACGGTCACAGAGAGCAACTTGGAGTACGAAGGCAGCATAACCATTGACGAGGACCTTTTGTTAAAGGCAAATATCCTTCCTTATGAACAAGTAGATATTTACAATGTCACGAACGGTGAACGGTTTACCACATATGCGATAAAAGGAGAAAAGAACTCTGGGGTTATTTGCATAAATGGCGCTGCTGCACACAAGGGAAAAAAGGGAGATATAATTATTATCGTTGCTTACGGAAATTATAACGAGAATGAGCTTTCCTCATTTGAACCGAAAAAAATATACGTTGACAAACAAAATATGGTCAAACCGGAGAGCATCAAACTGGCTATCTGA